Below is a genomic region from Verrucomicrobiota bacterium.
CCCGGCGTATTCTTTGTCGGCTGACATCAACTTCTCCGAGAGCCGCGTGGCGCGGCCGAGAACCAGCACCAACAGTCCGGTGGCATTCGGGTCGAGCGTGCCGCAATGCCCGACCTTCTTGATCTTGAATCGCCGGCGCACCGCCTCGACGACATCGTGAGAGGTCGGGCCCGCCGGTTTGTCGATGAGCAGCGCGCCATCGATGGCTTCGAAGACTTCCATGCTTAATGTTTCGAATTCAGCGCTTTCTTGATGGCGGAGATCACTTGCCGCTGTACCGAGAGCGGCCGCCCTGGAATCCGCGCACCCGCCGCCGCCTGGTGTCCGCCGCCGCCGAACTGGCTGGCGATGTCGTTGACGTTCACGTGATCACTCTTGGATCGAAGGCTGATGCGCGTGAGTTCGGGCTCAATCTCCTCGAACACGCATGCGACGACCACGGGTTCAATGGCGCGAATATGGTCGATCAAACCTTCGGAATCCATCGGGTCCGCGCCGGTGCGAGCGTAATCGGCTTTCTTGAGCCAGAAATAAGCGATCCGGTTTTCGTGGGTGAGGCGAAAGCGGTTATAAAGCAGCTTCAGCAAGCGGACGCGAGGCAGCGGAAACGATTGATAGACTTCATCGCAAATCTTCGCCAGGTTCGCGCCGCGTTTGACTAATTCCGCGGCGACGTGATAGGTGGCGGGGCGCGTGGTGGGATATTGAAACGAACCGGTGTCGGTGGACACGGCCGTGAACAAACAGTCACTGATAGCCGGCGTAATCGGCCAATTGGCGGCACGCAGCAGGTGGTAGATCAATTCCCCGGTCGAAGGCGCTTTCGCGGAGACCCAATTCAAGTCGCCGTAGCGCGTGTTGCTTTCGTGATGGTCGATGTTGATGAAGAGCTTTCTTTTTTTGATGCAGTCGCCGACGGCGCCGAGCCGTTCGAAGCTGGCGCAGTCCGTGGCGATGACACAATCAAACTGCAGGCCTTTTTCCGGCGGCTGGACCCGTTTTTGCGGGTCGAGAAAGAGCAGCTTTTGCGGAAGGCGATCCTGGTTCCAGCAAACGACCTCCTTGCCCTCATTGTGAAGAGCGAGCGTCAGGCCGAGTTGGGAGCCGATGCAATCGCCGTCCGGGCGGATGTGGCCGACGACGCAAACCGTCCGGCTGTCTCGAATCCCCTCCAGTATGCGATCAACGATCTTGGGGTGGGCCTTCATGAGGCAGGGACGACCGTTCGAGTTCGTCGAGGATTTGCAGGACGCGATTTCCGCGCGGGACCGAATCATCCAGGACAAACCGGAGCAGCGGAGTGTATTTCAGAACGACGGCGCGGGCCACCAAACCCTGGATGCGTTTGCGCTCTTTCTGGAGCAGATCGAGGCCTTTCTTCCTCTGTTCTTCGCTGCCGACGAAGCCCACATAAACGGTGGCGGATTGGAGATCGCGCGTTACCTCCACGTCGTTGACCGTCAGCATTCCGACTTCACTCAAGGGCAGTTCGCGGCGAATGACCTCGCCCAGTTGGCGCTTCAAAAGCTCCCGCACGCGTTCGATTCGGAGAGAAGACATGGCTGGACATCGGAAAGGGCTTAAAGTTTTTGCGGCACTTTTTCGAAGGTGTAGGACTCAATGACGTCCCCCGCCTGAAAATCGTTGTAGCCGTCCAAGCGGATGCCGCACTCCATCCCGGCGCGCACTTCGTTGACTTCGTCCTGGAAACGCCGGAGCGACTGGGTGACGCCTTCATAGACGAGATTGTTGCGGCGCTTGACGCGGACCTTGCCTTTGACAATCCGGCCATTGGCCACGACGCACCCGGCCACATTCCCGCCTTTCGAAAGCGTGAAAATCTTGCGGACATCCGCCGCGCCGATGACCACTTCTTTGACCAACGGATCGAGGAGGCCCGCCATGGCTTCCTTAACCTGGTCGATCAATTCGTAAATGATTGCGTA
It encodes:
- a CDS encoding bifunctional oligoribonuclease/PAP phosphatase NrnA, with product MIRSRAEIASCKSSTNSNGRPCLMKAHPKIVDRILEGIRDSRTVCVVGHIRPDGDCIGSQLGLTLALHNEGKEVVCWNQDRLPQKLLFLDPQKRVQPPEKGLQFDCVIATDCASFERLGAVGDCIKKRKLFINIDHHESNTRYGDLNWVSAKAPSTGELIYHLLRAANWPITPAISDCLFTAVSTDTGSFQYPTTRPATYHVAAELVKRGANLAKICDEVYQSFPLPRVRLLKLLYNRFRLTHENRIAYFWLKKADYARTGADPMDSEGLIDHIRAIEPVVVACVFEEIEPELTRISLRSKSDHVNVNDIASQFGGGGHQAAAGARIPGRPLSVQRQVISAIKKALNSKH
- the rbfA gene encoding 30S ribosome-binding factor RbfA — translated: MSSLRIERVRELLKRQLGEVIRRELPLSEVGMLTVNDVEVTRDLQSATVYVGFVGSEEQRKKGLDLLQKERKRIQGLVARAVVLKYTPLLRFVLDDSVPRGNRVLQILDELERSSLPHEGPPQDR